The DNA sequence CTGGGGGAGGCCTCGGAGGGGGACACCCACGCCTCCGGCGTGGGTACCCGGGCCCCCTCCGACTGACCTAGCGCCCCCTGAAGACCGGCTCACGCTTCTCGACGAAGGCCCGCGCCGCCTCGCGGTGGTCCTCGGTCATCCCGCAGCGGATCTGCTGCCAGGCCTCCAGGTCGAGCACCTCGTGGAGCGTCCCGCTCTCGGCGGCGTTCAGACTCCGCTTCATGTAGCCGTACGCGATCCGCGGCCCCCGGGCGAGGCGGCTCGCGAGGGCGAAGGTCTCATCCTCGAGACGCGCGTCGGGGACGACCTTGTTCACGAGCGCCAGCGCCAGCGCCTCTCGGGCGTCCAGCATGTCGGCCGTGAAGTAGAGCTCCCGCGCCTTGGCCGTGCCCACCAGTTTGGTCAGGAAAAAGCTCCCCCCGAAGTCCCCCGGGAACCCCACGCGCGCGAACGCAGCGCCGAAGCGGGCGGTGTCTCCCGCAATGCGGAGGTCACAGGCGAGCGCGAGCGACAGTCCCGCCCCTGCCGCGGCGCCCCGCACCATGGCGATGGTGGGTTTGGGCATCTCGTGGAGCCAGCGGGACACCTCCATCCGCGAGCGGAGCGCGTGGGCTGCCTCCTCGAGCGTCCCGCCGCCGCCCTCCTTCCGTTCGGCCATGGCCTTCACGTCCCCGCCGGCGCAGAAGGCGCGCCCCGCGCCCGTCAGAACCACCACGCCCACCCCGGGGTCCTCGCTGAGCCGGGGAAGCGCCTCCAGCATCGCCTCCAGCATCGGATGCGAGAAGGCGTTCAGCCGCTCGGGGCGGTTCAGCGTGAGAATGGCGACCCTGTCCTTCACGACTTCGAGCAGGTCCTGGCTCATGGCAGTCCCTCCGGAAGTGTGTGAGTGGTGCGCGGTGACCGGCGAACGCGCGCGGCCAGCGGATCAGGCACGCTTGAGCGTTACGGAAGCGCCGCGCACGCGCCCGCCGCAGTGGGGGCAGTGGTAGCCCATCTCCACGGGGTGCCCACACGCCTCGTGGACCAGGGTGGTCTGGCGGTGGACGTGGCGCGAGCCCCAGGTGGCCAGCGCGCCGACCACCACGCCCAGCTCCTTTCCCTTGTCGGTGAGCGCGTATTCGGCGCGCGGCGGGTGATCCGAGTAGAAGCGACGTCTGACGACGCCGTGCTCCTCCATCAGCTTGAGTCGATCCGAGAGGATGTTGGGCGCAATACCCTTCAGCGACCTCTGGAAGTCCTGGAAGCGAAGCGGCCCCTGGAGCAGGTCCCGAACGATCAGGAGGGTCCACCGATCGCCGACCAGCTCCAGCGTCTTCGCCACTGGACACGCCTGACCGTAGCGCTTCGGCATAGGGCTATGGGGCTATTATACAAACAGAAGTCTTGACAAAAAAGCTAGTCACTTGTATTTTACTACTCACATGGACGTCACGGCCACCGCTCAGCCCAGCACGGCCAGCCCCATGGCGGCCCGCACCCGCCTCCTCCTGGAGGCGCCCATCGCGCCAACCCTGCTCCGGCTGGCCGCCCCCAATGTTGCGGTGATGCTGCTCGTAGCCGCTACGAGCACCTTTGATGCCTACTTCGTCGGCTGGCTGGGGCCTGAGGCCCTGGCCGGTGTCTCCCTGGTCTTTCCAGTGATGATGCTGCTGCAGACCATGGCGGCCGGCGGCATGGGGGGTGGCGTCGCCTCGGCGGTCGCGCGCGCCCTCGGCGCCGGACGGCGCGACGACGCCAATGCCCTGGTGGCGCACGCCCTCGTGATCGCGCTCGCCATGGCGACGATCTTTACGACCGGTGTTCTCCGGGGCGGTCCTGCGCTCTATCGCGCCATGGGCGGCACCGGCGCGGCGCTTGAGGCCGCGGTCGCGTACTCCAACGCGATCTTCGGTGGGGCGCTGGCGTTCTGGCTCCTCCACACGCTCGGCAGCGTCGTCCGCGGCACCGGCAACATGCTCCTACCGGCGGCCGTCATCGTGGGGGCCGGCGCCATGCACCTCACGCTCTGCCCGTCGATGATTTTCGGCTGGGGCCCTTTCCCTGAGCTGGGCGTGGCGGGGGCGGGGAGTTCGCTCGTGACGTCCTTCAGCGTGGGCAGCCTTGTTCTCATCGGCTACCTCCGCTCGGGCCGGACTCTGGTGAGGCTCTCCCTTCGTGGGATCCGCTTCCGACGGACTTTGTTCTGGGAGATCCTTCGGGTCGGAGCGCCTGGGGCGCTCAACACGGTCTTGACAAACGTAACCGTGGTGGTGCTTACCGGCCTGGTCGGTCCCTTTGGCACCTTCGCGCTCGCCGGCTACGGCATGGGGGCGCGGCTCGAATACCTTCAGATCCCGCTGGTCTTCGGTCTGGGTTCCGCGCTGGTCACCATGGTGGGCACCAACATCGGCGCAGGCCACATGGTGCGCGCGAGGCGAGTGGCCTGGGTCGGCGCGGGGCTGGCAGCGACCGTCACCGGCAGCATAGGGCTCTTTGGGGCGTTCTTCCCGAGCGCGTGGATCGGCCTCTTCAGCGCCGACCTCGAGGTGCTGGTCGCCGGCGCGATCTACCTCAGGATCGTCGGACCGACTTACGGCTTCTTCGGCCTGGGACTCGCCCTCTACTTCGCCTCCCAGGGCGCGGGGCGGCTCCTCTGGCCGCTCGTGGCTGGCTTCGCCAGGCTCTTGATCGCGACGGGAGGCGGTTGGATCGCGATCCGCTGGTTTGGGGGCGGCCTGGCCTCACTCTTTGCGGCTATCGCGATAGCCCTCGTGGTCTACGGCGCCACGGTGGCCGTGGCCGTCAAAGCCGGCGCCTGGCGCTAGGACGGCTGAGCGGCGTACCCCGTAACAGGGAGGCGATGATGGACGGCTTTCAAATCTTTGGGGTCCAGTTCCTGCTCAGTTTGATCTGCTACGGGTTGTCAAACGCTCCCGCTAAGGAGGCAGCCCTATGCCCAAGATGCTCGACCTCACCCGGATGGCGCTCCGCGGCGAGATGCAGGTTCCCGGCCTCCCGCCGCCCGTCGCCAAGCTGATCGGCTTCACGCTCACGGAGATCGAGTTGGGGCGAGCCGTCGTCGAGCTCGAGGCGACCGAACGCCACGCCAACCCCATGGGCACGCTCCACGGTGGCATCCTTT is a window from the Candidatus Rokuibacteriota bacterium genome containing:
- a CDS encoding enoyl-CoA hydratase — encoded protein: MSQDLLEVVKDRVAILTLNRPERLNAFSHPMLEAMLEALPRLSEDPGVGVVVLTGAGRAFCAGGDVKAMAERKEGGGGTLEEAAHALRSRMEVSRWLHEMPKPTIAMVRGAAAGAGLSLALACDLRIAGDTARFGAAFARVGFPGDFGGSFFLTKLVGTAKARELYFTADMLDAREALALALVNKVVPDARLEDETFALASRLARGPRIAYGYMKRSLNAAESGTLHEVLDLEAWQQIRCGMTEDHREAARAFVEKREPVFRGR
- a CDS encoding MATE family efflux transporter, producing the protein MDVTATAQPSTASPMAARTRLLLEAPIAPTLLRLAAPNVAVMLLVAATSTFDAYFVGWLGPEALAGVSLVFPVMMLLQTMAAGGMGGGVASAVARALGAGRRDDANALVAHALVIALAMATIFTTGVLRGGPALYRAMGGTGAALEAAVAYSNAIFGGALAFWLLHTLGSVVRGTGNMLLPAAVIVGAGAMHLTLCPSMIFGWGPFPELGVAGAGSSLVTSFSVGSLVLIGYLRSGRTLVRLSLRGIRFRRTLFWEILRVGAPGALNTVLTNVTVVVLTGLVGPFGTFALAGYGMGARLEYLQIPLVFGLGSALVTMVGTNIGAGHMVRARRVAWVGAGLAATVTGSIGLFGAFFPSAWIGLFSADLEVLVAGAIYLRIVGPTYGFFGLGLALYFASQGAGRLLWPLVAGFARLLIATGGGWIAIRWFGGGLASLFAAIAIALVVYGATVAVAVKAGAWR
- a CDS encoding winged helix-turn-helix transcriptional regulator; this translates as MPKRYGQACPVAKTLELVGDRWTLLIVRDLLQGPLRFQDFQRSLKGIAPNILSDRLKLMEEHGVVRRRFYSDHPPRAEYALTDKGKELGVVVGALATWGSRHVHRQTTLVHEACGHPVEMGYHCPHCGGRVRGASVTLKRA